CCCGGGGCTGTAATGCCGTCGTCGTTGGAAACAAGAATAAGTGGTCTGGCCATTTTGTTATTTAAAGTTGATGTAAGACAAAATAAACGAATTTGTTTTTCGTGCTAATATACTACAACCCGAACCTGCACTACAAGGTTTAGATTAACAAGCATTCTAAAACTATGAACATCATACGCAATATATTTTACGCCATCCTGCTGGGGGTAAGTATGGCTGCCTGCCTCTCGCAGCAGGACGAAGCCACCACCGCCTCTGGGGTGACTGAACCGACAGAAAAAGCTACTCCCGGTAACAACAGCAATGCAAGCGCCGCCATACCGGCACCCGCCAATTTCAAAATAAAAGGCAAGCAAGTGGGTACCGTGAAAATAGGAATGCTTGTAACCGAGCTGCGCAATAATGTACCAGCCGGCATGGCCATCACCGACACCACTCTTACACAAGAAGGGCAGCAAAGTACTGCCTACATCCTTCGCCCGGAGGGCAGCGACAAAGGCTTGCTGGTGGAGCAGCGTTGCCAGCAGGAGTGCCAGGTGTGGCGCATCAGCGTACTTAGCCAGAACTATAA
Above is a window of Pontibacter akesuensis DNA encoding:
- a CDS encoding mechanosensitive ion channel protein MscS; this encodes MNIIRNIFYAILLGVSMAACLSQQDEATTASGVTEPTEKATPGNNSNASAAIPAPANFKIKGKQVGTVKIGMLVTELRNNVPAGMAITDTTLTQEGQQSTAYILRPEGSDKGLLVEQRCQQECQVWRISVLSQNYKTAKGLGVGSKYGELQNAYKISSVSFEEGNVVAVAPEAGMSFIMDHGQLADQQLNNISATTLPANTVVKKVLVY